A genomic stretch from Anaerolineae bacterium includes:
- a CDS encoding ammonia-forming cytochrome c nitrite reductase subunit c552 — protein sequence MRQMFSSRQLFIYVAIFVVAVALTAVAAALLVNISQRRLEAEQYPLKVVEIPKGELDPAVWGKNFPHQYDRFIKTKEDYGQTPYGGSTPYNKLERYPVLKRLWAGNPFSVDYNEERGHYYAQIDQRETKRVQVVKQPGACLNCHAAEAPQLIAELGWETLNKTPYDELKARAHLGTSCADCHDPETMELVITRPAFRNAMEQRGIDLSKASRQEMRTYVCAQCHVEYYFLGENKILTFPWSHGLTINDIEQHYDDYGFKDWTHQETGAPMIKIQHPEFELWSTGIHARSGVACADCHMPFMRVGGVKISDHWVRSPLVNLSQACQTCHRWPEEELRTRVAIIQDTTARLLRRSEEALVAAIDAIVAARAAGATDEELSEALNLHRAAQMRWDFILSENSTGFHSPQEAARVLAESIDLARQAELKAQQVIAGSERDLLTTR from the coding sequence ATGCGACAGATGTTCTCTTCACGACAGCTCTTCATCTACGTAGCCATCTTTGTTGTCGCTGTAGCCTTGACTGCAGTAGCGGCCGCGCTTCTCGTCAACATCAGCCAACGTAGGCTGGAGGCGGAGCAATACCCCCTCAAAGTGGTCGAGATCCCCAAAGGCGAGCTAGATCCAGCCGTATGGGGTAAGAACTTTCCGCATCAGTATGACCGTTTTATAAAGACAAAGGAAGACTATGGCCAAACCCCTTACGGTGGCTCTACTCCTTATAACAAACTGGAGCGGTATCCCGTGCTCAAACGGCTCTGGGCTGGTAATCCCTTCAGTGTAGATTACAACGAAGAGCGAGGGCATTACTATGCCCAGATTGATCAGCGCGAGACCAAGCGGGTCCAAGTGGTCAAGCAGCCGGGGGCATGCCTGAACTGTCATGCCGCCGAGGCGCCTCAGTTGATCGCCGAACTGGGATGGGAGACTCTCAATAAGACCCCCTACGATGAGTTGAAAGCACGAGCGCATCTGGGCACCTCCTGTGCTGATTGCCATGACCCCGAGACAATGGAGTTGGTCATCACCAGGCCGGCGTTCCGCAACGCGATGGAGCAACGTGGCATTGACCTGAGCAAGGCCTCCCGTCAAGAGATGCGCACCTATGTCTGCGCCCAGTGCCACGTCGAGTACTACTTCCTAGGCGAGAACAAGATCCTGACTTTCCCCTGGAGCCACGGCTTGACGATCAATGATATTGAACAGCACTACGACGACTATGGCTTCAAGGACTGGACGCATCAAGAGACCGGCGCGCCCATGATCAAGATCCAGCATCCGGAGTTCGAACTCTGGAGCACGGGGATTCACGCCCGCTCCGGGGTGGCCTGCGCCGATTGCCACATGCCGTTCATGCGCGTCGGTGGCGTCAAGATCTCCGATCACTGGGTGCGTAGTCCGCTGGTGAACCTCTCGCAGGCGTGCCAGACCTGTCATCGGTGGCCGGAGGAGGAACTGCGGACGCGCGTGGCCATCATCCAGGATACGACAGCTCGGCTGCTTCGTCGCAGTGAGGAGGCCTTAGTCGCAGCGATCGACGCGATCGTCGCGGCACGCGCCGCCGGCGCTACGGATGAGGAGCTATCTGAGGCGCTGAACCTGCACCGCGCCGCACAGATGCGCTGGGACTTCATCTTGTCGGAGAACAGCACAGGCTTCCACAGTCCCCAAGAGGCCGCGCGTGTGTTAGCTGAATCCATAGACCTGGCGCGGCAAGCCGAGCTAAAGGCCCAGCAGGTGATAGCTGGATCAGAAAGAGACCTACTGACCACCCGATAA
- the nrfH gene encoding cytochrome c nitrite reductase small subunit: MSASFKVNVSFGMLSLLVAVLGILVGLGAYTFVYARGFSYFSDDPKACLNCHVMRDAFDGWRHSSHRSVATCNDCHTPHTFPGKWLVKGINGWNHSVAFTTGDFPDPIRIREFNARIAQQNCVECHEVLVSQIHRSGPHQELSCVFCHGNVGHGR; encoded by the coding sequence ATGTCAGCCTCGTTCAAAGTCAACGTGTCGTTCGGGATGCTCAGCTTGCTCGTGGCTGTATTAGGCATCTTGGTGGGACTAGGTGCCTACACTTTCGTTTACGCCCGCGGGTTTTCCTATTTCTCTGACGATCCAAAAGCTTGCTTGAACTGCCATGTGATGCGCGATGCCTTTGATGGATGGCGGCATTCCAGCCATCGAAGCGTAGCCACCTGCAATGATTGCCACACGCCCCATACCTTTCCGGGCAAGTGGCTGGTCAAGGGGATAAATGGGTGGAACCACAGCGTCGCCTTTACAACGGGAGACTTTCCGGATCCCATTCGCATTCGGGAGTTCAACGCTCGAATCGCTCAACAGAATTGCGTGGAATGCCATGAGGTCCTGGTGAGCCAAATCCATCGCTCAGGCCCCCATCAGGAGCTTTCCTGTGTATTTTGCCACGGCAATGTTGGCCATGGCCGATGA
- the amrB gene encoding AmmeMemoRadiSam system protein B: protein MYPKLRPVRTQPTLYYGKPALALQDPLQLTNQIVIIPQHLVPILPLCDGTRDLDMLRASLAIRSGILLSPGEITQIVQRLDEALLLDNERFAQAKQQALAEFRAAPYRPPALAGISYPADPDVLRQYFDQWMARISPDGAASADVRAVISPHIDYQRGGLVYAQTWAQAAAAVAVADLAVILGTDHNGGLGQITLTRQRYASPFGTLPTDLEVVEAVAEAVGPEQVFAEELHHRTEHSVELAFTWLHYMLGDRVIPVVPILCGSLDHYVQQGGDPAADRVIAAVLQALQRATAGRRVLWVAAADLAHVGPAFGDVRPLDLAMRARLRTADERLLQAIEMGNPLAFFRCIQAEQDRWRVCGLTPIYLTLRLVTPAVGKVVSYQHCPADPENGSVVTVAGALLS, encoded by the coding sequence ATGTATCCTAAGTTGCGACCAGTTCGTACACAGCCGACCCTCTATTACGGGAAGCCTGCGTTGGCTTTGCAGGACCCGCTCCAGTTGACCAACCAGATTGTGATCATCCCGCAGCATTTGGTGCCGATTTTGCCCCTGTGTGATGGCACGCGTGACCTGGACATGCTGCGAGCGAGCTTGGCGATACGCAGCGGCATCCTGCTGAGCCCTGGCGAGATCACGCAGATCGTCCAGCGGTTGGATGAGGCCTTACTGCTGGACAACGAGCGGTTCGCGCAGGCGAAGCAGCAAGCATTGGCCGAATTTCGCGCCGCTCCCTATCGCCCGCCGGCACTTGCGGGCATCTCTTATCCTGCCGATCCGGATGTGCTGCGCCAGTACTTTGACCAATGGATGGCGCGCATTTCCCCAGACGGGGCCGCCTCCGCAGACGTGCGTGCCGTGATCTCTCCTCATATTGACTATCAGCGCGGTGGCCTGGTCTATGCTCAGACGTGGGCACAGGCGGCTGCGGCCGTGGCCGTCGCCGATCTAGCTGTGATCTTAGGGACAGACCATAACGGCGGCCTGGGCCAGATCACCCTCACCCGACAACGATATGCCTCGCCATTCGGCACGCTTCCCACTGATCTTGAGGTCGTGGAGGCGGTGGCAGAGGCGGTCGGGCCTGAACAGGTGTTCGCCGAGGAGCTGCATCATCGCACGGAGCACTCGGTCGAGTTGGCCTTCACCTGGTTGCATTACATGCTAGGTGATCGCGTGATCCCGGTGGTGCCGATCCTCTGTGGTTCGCTCGATCACTATGTCCAACAGGGTGGCGATCCAGCGGCGGACCGCGTGATCGCGGCTGTGCTGCAGGCACTACAGAGGGCGACGGCTGGTCGACGCGTGCTGTGGGTGGCTGCGGCCGACCTGGCACATGTGGGGCCTGCCTTCGGTGATGTGCGGCCCCTCGATCTGGCGATGCGCGCTCGCCTACGCACGGCTGACGAACGCCTCCTACAGGCTATCGAGATGGGGAATCCCCTCGCGTTCTTCCGCTGCATCCAGGCCGAGCAGGATCGGTGGCGCGTGTGCGGGCTCACGCCGATCTATCTCACGCTGCGGCTGGTGACGCCGGCTGTGGGCAAAGTAGTGTCCTATCAACATTGCCCTGCTGACCCGGAGAACGGATCTGTGGTGACCGTCGCGGGAGCCTTGCTAAGCTGA